A window from Sphingobium sp. EM0848 encodes these proteins:
- a CDS encoding pirin family protein, whose amino-acid sequence MSTTVGSRIERRPFASLGHADHGWLNARHHFSFADYHDPARLHWGAIRVWNDDEIGPRTGFPPHPHVDMEIITYVRKGAITHQDSLGNKGRTEAGDVQVMSAGSGIRHSEYNLEDETTTLFQIWVIPRSRGGQPSWGAKPFPKGDRSGKLVVLASGYDDDREALRIRADARLLGGTVRAGESVTYDSAEGRHLYLVPATGRIEIDGQIFEARDGAAIIGGTPITIRAIEDTEIVLVDSE is encoded by the coding sequence ATGAGTACGACAGTCGGGAGCCGCATCGAGCGCCGTCCTTTCGCCTCGCTCGGCCATGCCGACCATGGCTGGCTGAATGCGCGGCATCATTTTTCCTTCGCGGACTATCATGATCCCGCCCGGCTGCACTGGGGTGCGATCCGGGTCTGGAACGACGATGAAATCGGCCCGCGCACCGGCTTCCCACCGCATCCCCATGTCGACATGGAAATCATCACCTATGTCCGCAAGGGCGCGATCACCCATCAGGACAGCCTGGGCAACAAGGGCCGTACCGAGGCCGGCGACGTTCAGGTGATGAGCGCCGGCAGTGGCATCCGCCATTCCGAATATAATCTGGAGGATGAGACGACGACGCTCTTCCAGATCTGGGTCATTCCGCGCAGCCGGGGCGGCCAGCCGAGTTGGGGCGCCAAGCCTTTTCCCAAGGGCGACCGTTCCGGCAAGCTGGTGGTGCTGGCAAGCGGCTATGATGACGACAGGGAAGCGCTGCGCATCCGCGCCGACGCCCGCCTGCTGGGCGGAACCGTCAGGGCGGGTGAGAGCGTCACCTACGACAGCGCCGAAGGACGTCACCTCTATCTGGTTCCGGCGACGGGACGGATCGAGATTGACGGGCAGATTTTCGAGGCGCGCGACGGCGCCGCGATCATCGGCGGCACGCCCATTACCATCAGGGCGATTGAGGACACCGAAATCGTCTTGGTGGACAGCGAATAA
- the wrbA gene encoding NAD(P)H:quinone oxidoreductase, which yields MAKVLVLYYSSYGHIEAMAKAVAEGAAAAGAQVDIKRVPETAPLEVAQAAHFKLDQEAPIATVADLADYDAIIVGTGTRFGRMSSQMAAFLDQAGGLWMRGALNGKVGGAFTSTASQHGGQETTLFSIITNLLHFGMVIVGLDYGFTAQMGVDKVRGGAPYGATTIADGDGSRQPGEEELEGARYQGRRIAETALKLHG from the coding sequence ATGGCTAAGGTTCTCGTTCTCTATTATTCCTCTTACGGACACATCGAAGCCATGGCGAAGGCCGTGGCGGAAGGCGCTGCCGCTGCCGGCGCGCAGGTCGACATCAAGCGCGTGCCCGAAACCGCACCGCTGGAAGTCGCACAGGCCGCTCATTTCAAGCTGGACCAGGAAGCGCCGATCGCAACGGTCGCGGACCTGGCCGACTATGATGCGATCATCGTCGGCACGGGCACCCGCTTCGGCCGCATGTCCAGCCAGATGGCGGCGTTCCTCGATCAGGCCGGCGGCCTCTGGATGCGCGGTGCGCTGAACGGCAAGGTCGGCGGCGCCTTCACCTCGACGGCCAGCCAGCATGGCGGACAGGAAACCACGCTTTTCTCGATCATCACCAACCTGCTGCATTTCGGCATGGTGATCGTCGGTCTTGATTACGGCTTCACCGCGCAGATGGGCGTGGACAAGGTGCGCGGCGGTGCGCCCTATGGCGCGACCACCATCGCGGACGGCGACGGCAGCCGCCAGCCCGGTGAAGAGGAACTGGAAGGTGCCCGTTATCAGGGCCGCAGGATCGCGGAAACAGCGCTCAAACTGCACGGTTAA
- a CDS encoding carboxymuconolactone decarboxylase family protein, whose translation MTAKFDPFAAAPQLMKSWFATSNAVNDSLEPSLIELVKIRSSQINQCANCINMHTADARAQGETEQRIYLLSAWREAPCYTSRERAALAWTEALTRLSEGHSHEAAHEALAAEFSEEEQVKLTLMINVINGWNRIAVGFGLWYETPAKAAA comes from the coding sequence ATGACTGCCAAATTCGATCCCTTTGCCGCCGCGCCCCAGTTGATGAAGAGCTGGTTCGCCACTTCCAATGCCGTCAATGACAGCCTGGAACCGAGCCTGATCGAACTGGTGAAGATCCGCTCCTCGCAGATCAATCAGTGCGCCAACTGCATCAACATGCACACGGCCGATGCCCGCGCGCAGGGTGAGACGGAGCAGCGCATCTATCTGCTGTCGGCCTGGCGGGAGGCACCGTGCTATACGTCGCGCGAACGAGCGGCGCTGGCATGGACGGAGGCCTTGACGCGGCTTTCCGAAGGGCACAGCCATGAGGCGGCGCATGAGGCGCTTGCGGCCGAGTTTTCGGAGGAAGAACAGGTGAAGCTGACGCTGATGATCAATGTCATCAATGGCTGGAACCGCATCGCGGTCGGCTTCGGCCTCTGGTACGAAACCCCCGCCAAGGCAGCGGCCTGA
- a CDS encoding sigma-70 family RNA polymerase sigma factor, whose product MAQGTHLDAAESFDPLRPRLTRVAYRMLGSVADAEDAVQEAFIRWMGADRDAVREPEAYLRRTVTRLCLDQLKSARHQRETYVGPWLPDPVVEDVEEEEDVTLPLMLALERLSPLERAAFLLHDVFGVGFEEIAATVDRDPAACRQLAARARTHVREERPRYRLEKQRGLEIANAFFAASRSGDMTTLGAMLAQDVSMHSDGGGKRPAAIVPVLGYGQVMQVHKALAVLFGKYGSTLVRVGLINGLPGFVTREADGELQTTALDIEDGRVTGIYVVRNPDKLRHLH is encoded by the coding sequence ATGGCGCAGGGGACGCATCTGGACGCGGCGGAGAGCTTCGACCCGCTGCGTCCCCGCCTTACCCGCGTCGCTTATCGGATGCTCGGGTCCGTCGCCGATGCCGAGGACGCGGTGCAGGAAGCCTTCATCCGCTGGATGGGTGCGGACCGTGATGCCGTGCGCGAGCCGGAGGCCTATCTGCGGCGGACGGTAACGCGGCTCTGCCTCGATCAGCTCAAATCCGCCCGGCATCAACGGGAAACCTATGTCGGGCCATGGCTGCCCGATCCGGTGGTCGAGGATGTCGAGGAGGAGGAGGATGTGACGCTGCCGCTGATGCTTGCGCTGGAACGGCTCTCGCCCTTGGAGCGCGCGGCATTTCTTCTGCATGATGTGTTCGGCGTTGGCTTTGAGGAAATCGCGGCGACGGTCGATCGCGATCCGGCGGCCTGCCGGCAACTGGCGGCGCGAGCGCGGACCCATGTTCGGGAAGAACGGCCTCGCTACAGGCTGGAAAAACAGCGCGGACTGGAGATCGCCAACGCCTTTTTCGCGGCTTCGCGCAGCGGCGACATGACGACGCTGGGCGCGATGCTGGCGCAGGATGTCAGCATGCACAGCGATGGCGGCGGCAAGCGGCCCGCGGCGATCGTTCCGGTGCTGGGCTATGGCCAGGTCATGCAGGTGCACAAGGCGCTGGCGGTGCTGTTCGGCAAATATGGATCGACGCTGGTGCGCGTGGGATTGATCAACGGCCTGCCCGGCTTCGTGACGCGTGAGGCGGACGGTGAGCTCCAGACGACGGCGCTTGATATCGAGGATGGACGCGTCACCGGCATTTACGTGGTGCGGAACCCCGACAAGCTGCGCCACCTGCATTGA
- a CDS encoding acyltransferase family protein has protein sequence MENRGHETHPPGGGRLEWIDVARGIGIIAVVIGHVWTRGTLRDAMYSFHMPLFFLLSGLLTRPQPVAHFTRRQLVSQMRPYAAFLILLIVADQIIETMKGGRPIFHDWPKDVLPILLGGSWLRGPFTIFWFVPCLMMARILFNMVLARWPDPLDRRWGWVLLPCLLLAYGVGRCTSLSPLGLLTVPMAFVLLWIGAAWQLVIWRRWMLAPLALLSLAGLLALLPTLNMKVADYGWPLLSIGSAVASSFLLFRVSVRIASFGGWIAAIGRASLVIMYLHVAVIHYLSPYWSKPWLLMLALFLPLAAYHLIRSVPGARRIFL, from the coding sequence ATGGAGAACAGGGGGCATGAGACGCACCCGCCGGGCGGTGGGCGGCTGGAATGGATCGATGTCGCGCGCGGCATCGGCATCATCGCCGTCGTCATCGGCCATGTGTGGACGCGGGGGACGCTGCGTGATGCGATGTACAGCTTCCACATGCCGCTGTTCTTCCTGTTGTCGGGGCTGCTGACCCGGCCGCAGCCGGTGGCGCATTTCACTCGGCGGCAACTGGTTTCGCAGATGCGGCCCTATGCGGCATTCCTGATTCTGTTGATCGTGGCGGATCAGATCATCGAGACGATGAAGGGCGGGCGGCCGATCTTCCATGACTGGCCGAAGGATGTGTTGCCGATCCTGCTGGGCGGTTCATGGTTGCGCGGGCCTTTCACGATTTTCTGGTTCGTGCCCTGCCTGATGATGGCGCGCATCCTGTTCAACATGGTGCTGGCGCGGTGGCCCGACCCGCTTGACCGGCGATGGGGCTGGGTGCTGCTGCCCTGTCTGTTGCTCGCCTATGGGGTGGGCCGGTGCACCAGCCTGTCGCCGCTCGGCCTGCTGACCGTGCCCATGGCGTTCGTGCTGCTCTGGATCGGCGCCGCGTGGCAGCTCGTGATCTGGCGAAGATGGATGCTGGCGCCGCTTGCCCTTCTGTCGCTGGCGGGCCTGCTGGCGTTGCTGCCGACGCTCAATATGAAGGTGGCCGATTATGGCTGGCCGCTGCTTTCCATCGGTTCGGCGGTCGCGAGCAGTTTCCTGCTGTTCCGTGTTTCGGTGCGGATTGCGTCCTTTGGCGGCTGGATTGCGGCGATCGGGCGCGCGTCACTGGTGATCATGTATCTGCATGTCGCGGTGATCCACTATCTCTCGCCCTATTGGAGCAAGCCGTGGCTGCTGATGCTGGCGTTGTTCCTGCCGCTCGCCGCTTATCATCTGATCCGATCCGTGCCCGGAGCGCGCCGTATCTTCCTCTGA
- a CDS encoding RluA family pseudouridine synthase: MSLLHDRVLFIDGEAIILDKPAGLPVDAPRDGSLSLENHLSSLTFGFQRWPLPVHRLDRDTSGCLALARNPKAHKRFAAAFEAGIVAKRYVAVVDGIPAEESGLIELSLKKISTPAQGWRMIPAKAGKAAFTEWRKIAEKDGRSLIVFTPRTGRTHQIRTHALHGLGFGIVGDPVYGSGVGPMLLHSRFLSIPRGEKAPAEATAPLPETFAAAGFGQELLEQAGL, from the coding sequence TTGTCCCTGCTTCACGACCGAGTCCTGTTCATCGATGGCGAGGCCATCATCCTCGACAAGCCCGCCGGCCTGCCGGTCGACGCGCCGCGCGACGGGTCGCTGAGCCTGGAGAACCATCTCTCCTCGCTGACCTTCGGCTTCCAGCGCTGGCCGCTGCCGGTGCACCGGCTCGACCGCGACACCAGCGGCTGCCTTGCGCTCGCCCGCAATCCCAAGGCGCACAAGCGCTTCGCCGCCGCCTTCGAGGCCGGGATCGTCGCCAAGCGCTATGTCGCTGTAGTGGACGGCATTCCGGCGGAGGAAAGCGGCCTCATCGAACTGTCGCTCAAGAAGATCAGCACCCCCGCGCAAGGTTGGCGGATGATCCCGGCCAAGGCGGGCAAGGCAGCGTTCACCGAATGGCGCAAGATCGCGGAGAAGGATGGCCGGTCGCTGATCGTCTTCACCCCGCGCACCGGGCGCACCCATCAGATCCGCACCCATGCGCTGCACGGACTGGGCTTCGGCATTGTCGGCGATCCGGTCTATGGCTCGGGCGTTGGGCCGATGCTGCTGCACAGCCGCTTCCTCAGCATCCCGCGCGGCGAAAAGGCACCGGCGGAGGCGACCGCGCCCCTGCCGGAAACCTTCGCGGCGGCGGGTTTCGGGCAGGAACTGCTCGAACAGGCCGGACTGTAG
- the arfB gene encoding alternative ribosome rescue aminoacyl-tRNA hydrolase ArfB: protein MPLIPITRSIAIDTDELSETFVRSTGAGGQHVNTTDSAVQLRFDVANSPSLPEAVKNRLAAIAGRRMTAEGVLILRSEGSRSQLLNRQEVLARLVDLIREATVVPKARKATKPGKAAKARRVDAKKARSSVKAGRGKVRFD, encoded by the coding sequence TTGCCCCTCATCCCCATCACCCGGTCGATCGCCATCGACACGGATGAACTGTCGGAGACATTCGTCCGTTCGACTGGTGCGGGGGGCCAGCATGTGAACACCACCGACAGCGCCGTGCAGTTGCGCTTCGACGTGGCGAACAGCCCTTCCCTGCCCGAGGCGGTGAAAAACAGGCTGGCGGCGATCGCCGGTCGCCGGATGACGGCGGAGGGCGTGCTGATCCTGCGCTCCGAAGGATCGCGCTCACAGCTTTTGAACCGGCAGGAAGTCCTGGCGCGACTGGTCGACCTCATCCGTGAGGCGACTGTGGTTCCCAAGGCGCGCAAGGCCACCAAGCCCGGCAAGGCCGCCAAGGCGCGGCGGGTCGACGCCAAGAAGGCGCGCAGTTCGGTGAAGGCCGGGCGCGGCAAAGTGCGGTTCGACTAG
- a CDS encoding GAF domain-containing protein: MFDFTPTADADKATLYDDLLSAADALTAGETDAVANMANVSALIWQFLPDLNWAGFYRMVESELVLGPFQGKTACIRIPLGKGVCGAAAASGETQLVEDVHAFPGHIACDAASASEIVVPVIRDGRVIAVLDLDSPRLARFDDADKAGLEALIARIGSRLG; this comes from the coding sequence ATGTTCGATTTTACTCCCACGGCGGATGCCGACAAAGCCACGCTGTATGACGACCTTCTCTCCGCCGCCGATGCACTGACGGCGGGCGAGACCGACGCCGTCGCCAATATGGCCAATGTCTCGGCGCTGATCTGGCAATTCCTGCCCGATCTCAACTGGGCCGGTTTCTACCGGATGGTCGAGAGCGAGCTGGTGCTGGGGCCGTTTCAGGGCAAGACCGCCTGCATCCGCATCCCGCTGGGCAAGGGCGTCTGCGGCGCGGCGGCGGCGAGCGGCGAGACGCAACTGGTGGAGGATGTCCATGCCTTCCCCGGCCATATCGCCTGCGACGCAGCCAGCGCTTCGGAAATCGTCGTGCCGGTGATCCGGGACGGCCGGGTGATCGCCGTGCTCGATCTCGACAGCCCCCGGCTGGCCCGGTTCGATGACGCGGACAAGGCGGGGCTGGAGGCGCTGATAGCCCGGATCGGATCACGCCTCGGCTGA
- a CDS encoding bifunctional diguanylate cyclase/phosphodiesterase — protein MDRFADRRFGDIDGEPALGRSDWDMLHYRNEMAFSPVFHRVSPPLIRWIADDRGRILSREICSDLFARHFACDIMGYDWRALLDRRGRRALAGAAKEADRPDPVPLRIRTQSGARRWGIVRMVLVVEPGEAPLWYGTIEDIDDRHDHDQRALVDALAESRQHYRWSVELSPQVPWTATPDGMIEEVGPRWWDLTGMPPQSAKGAGWIASLHPDDVGRTLSLWGERLRSGDPVDVDYRIRLADGSYRWMRARASARRDDQGQIVRWYGTLEDIHEQKLAQRELADSEERFRLAVQSARLGIWDFDGANGTRTWSREFRAMLGLSDTEPATSELALRLVHPEDRAQLAEMLDAVAAERLPPHFEATLRVYRADTGALRWIRSIGWRSFSESGRPVRVIVTFQDVTEERNSEDRIRWAATHDPMTRMPNRALWQATLEEMTEQAHRTGERFGLVLVDIDDLKRTNDMLGHDGGDALLCGFARRFAACAPADATVGRLGGDEFGMIAPSLADSAALAQWSAELLGGVRGPYVHNGRSLDCSVSIGGAVFGEHGDEATELLKAADLALYASKSAGRGRLTLFHSQLRAEAQQRSSMIHMARQAIADDLVVPYYQSKVDLRTGQIFGYEALLRWEHPRTGVHAPDSIAAAFDNAEIAVQLTAKMMAAVVQDVRRWLRAGYDPGRVAINASAADFMQHDFAGYVLDHLARNSISPQHFEVEVTETVFLGRGADQVERALHRLSAAGVRIALDDFGTGYASLSHLKQYPVDVLKIDKSFVSNIEEDAGDAVIVDAIGKLGGSLGMEVVAEGVERPGQIDLLLARGCTVGQGYLFGRPQTWATVRSQAA, from the coding sequence ATGGACCGTTTTGCTGATCGCCGATTTGGAGATATTGATGGCGAACCGGCCCTGGGCCGGTCGGACTGGGATATGCTTCATTACCGCAATGAAATGGCGTTCTCGCCCGTTTTTCACCGGGTTTCCCCTCCACTGATTCGCTGGATCGCGGACGATCGCGGCCGCATCCTGTCCCGGGAGATATGTTCCGACCTGTTCGCGCGCCATTTCGCCTGTGACATCATGGGATATGACTGGCGGGCCTTGCTTGACCGGCGCGGCCGGCGGGCCTTGGCCGGAGCGGCGAAAGAAGCGGACCGCCCCGATCCCGTTCCCCTTCGAATCCGCACGCAGTCGGGGGCAAGGCGATGGGGCATCGTGCGAATGGTGCTCGTCGTGGAGCCGGGCGAAGCGCCGCTCTGGTACGGCACCATCGAGGATATCGACGATCGCCACGATCATGACCAGCGCGCTTTGGTCGACGCGCTGGCCGAAAGCCGGCAACATTATCGCTGGTCGGTCGAACTCAGTCCGCAGGTGCCCTGGACGGCGACGCCCGACGGCATGATCGAAGAAGTCGGGCCCCGCTGGTGGGATTTGACGGGCATGCCGCCGCAATCCGCGAAGGGGGCGGGATGGATCGCATCCCTGCATCCCGATGATGTGGGGCGCACCCTGTCGCTCTGGGGCGAAAGGCTGCGGTCGGGCGATCCGGTGGATGTCGATTATCGGATACGCCTTGCCGACGGCAGCTATCGCTGGATGCGGGCGCGGGCTTCGGCGCGCCGGGACGATCAGGGCCAGATCGTGCGCTGGTACGGCACGCTGGAGGATATTCACGAACAAAAGCTGGCGCAGCGCGAACTGGCCGACAGCGAGGAGCGTTTCCGGCTGGCTGTGCAGTCGGCGCGTCTTGGCATCTGGGATTTCGACGGGGCGAACGGGACGCGCACATGGTCGCGCGAATTTCGAGCGATGCTGGGCCTGTCCGATACGGAACCTGCGACCAGCGAATTGGCGCTGCGGCTGGTTCACCCGGAGGACCGGGCGCAGCTTGCCGAGATGCTGGATGCCGTGGCCGCCGAACGCCTGCCGCCGCATTTCGAGGCGACGCTGCGGGTATATCGCGCCGACACCGGCGCGCTGCGGTGGATCAGGAGCATCGGCTGGCGGAGCTTTTCCGAATCCGGCCGCCCGGTGCGGGTCATTGTCACTTTTCAGGATGTGACAGAGGAACGGAACAGCGAGGACCGTATCCGCTGGGCCGCCACCCATGACCCGATGACGCGGATGCCCAATCGGGCGCTGTGGCAGGCCACGCTGGAGGAAATGACCGAACAGGCGCATCGGACGGGTGAGCGTTTCGGTCTGGTGCTGGTCGACATTGACGATCTGAAGCGTACCAACGACATGCTGGGCCATGATGGGGGCGACGCGCTGCTGTGCGGTTTCGCCCGACGCTTCGCGGCCTGCGCGCCTGCTGACGCCACGGTCGGGCGGTTGGGCGGCGATGAATTTGGCATGATCGCCCCGTCTCTGGCCGACAGCGCGGCGCTCGCCCAATGGAGCGCGGAACTGTTGGGCGGTGTGCGCGGTCCTTACGTCCATAATGGCCGTTCGCTCGATTGCAGCGTCAGCATTGGCGGCGCCGTGTTCGGTGAGCATGGCGACGAAGCGACCGAGCTGCTGAAGGCCGCCGATCTGGCCCTCTATGCCTCCAAATCCGCAGGGCGTGGGCGATTGACGCTGTTCCATTCGCAATTGCGGGCGGAGGCGCAACAGCGCAGTTCCATGATTCACATGGCGCGGCAGGCGATCGCGGACGATCTGGTGGTGCCCTATTACCAGTCCAAGGTGGATTTACGGACCGGGCAGATATTCGGTTATGAAGCGCTGCTGCGCTGGGAGCATCCACGTACCGGCGTCCATGCGCCCGATAGCATCGCTGCTGCGTTCGACAATGCGGAAATCGCGGTTCAGCTTACCGCAAAGATGATGGCGGCTGTGGTGCAGGACGTCCGCCGCTGGTTGCGCGCGGGTTATGATCCGGGCCGGGTGGCGATCAATGCATCGGCGGCGGACTTCATGCAGCATGATTTTGCTGGCTATGTGCTCGATCATCTTGCGCGCAACAGCATATCGCCCCAGCATTTCGAGGTCGAAGTCACCGAAACGGTGTTTCTGGGCCGGGGGGCGGATCAGGTCGAAAGGGCGCTGCACCGGCTCTCGGCCGCGGGCGTGCGGATCGCACTGGACGATTTCGGCACCGGCTACGCCTCGCTCAGCCATTTGAAGCAATATCCGGTCGACGTGCTGAAGATCGACAAGAGCTTCGTCAGCAATATTGAGGAGGATGCAGGCGACGCGGTCATCGTCGACGCCATCGGCAAGCTGGGCGGCAGTCTCGGCATGGAAGTGGTGGCTGAGGGCGTTGAACGGCCCGGCCAGATCGACCTGCTGCTGGCGCGCGGCTGTACGGTCGGGCAGGGCTATCTGTTCGGCCGGCCGCAGACCTGGGCGACGGTGCGATCACAGGCCGCCTGA
- a CDS encoding arginyltransferase — MSAPFRFPRFFVTNPNPCPYLPGKSERKVFTELSGDNASELNDALGRIGFRRSQNVAYRPSCADCSACVSVRVVAGEFTPNATQRKLLRKNEDLVITACKPWSTEEQFALLQRYLRARHPGGGMTEMDEMDFADMVEQTPVESHVVEYREPGENGRPGKLIGACLTDRQGDGLSMIYSFFDTELEHRKGLGNFIIMDHILRAAKAGLPYVYLGYWVEGSQRMQYKIRYRPLERLSRNGWTRFDPQEQVQAVREAESRDEPVLPRELAAIFRK; from the coding sequence GTGAGTGCGCCATTCCGCTTTCCGCGCTTCTTCGTGACGAATCCCAATCCTTGCCCCTATTTGCCGGGCAAGAGTGAGCGGAAAGTGTTCACCGAACTCAGCGGCGACAACGCGTCGGAACTGAACGATGCGCTTGGCCGCATCGGTTTTCGCCGCAGCCAGAATGTCGCCTATCGCCCGAGTTGCGCGGATTGCTCCGCCTGCGTTTCGGTGCGCGTCGTCGCGGGCGAGTTCACGCCCAATGCGACCCAGCGCAAATTGCTGCGCAAGAATGAAGATCTGGTCATCACCGCCTGCAAGCCCTGGTCGACCGAGGAACAGTTCGCGCTGCTTCAGCGTTACCTGCGCGCCCGGCATCCCGGCGGCGGAATGACCGAAATGGATGAGATGGATTTCGCCGACATGGTCGAACAGACCCCGGTGGAAAGCCATGTCGTCGAATATCGCGAACCGGGTGAAAATGGTCGTCCCGGCAAGTTGATCGGCGCCTGCCTGACCGACCGGCAGGGCGACGGCCTGTCGATGATCTACAGCTTCTTCGATACGGAACTGGAGCATCGCAAGGGGCTGGGCAATTTCATCATCATGGATCATATCCTGCGCGCGGCGAAGGCCGGTCTGCCCTATGTCTATCTCGGCTACTGGGTCGAGGGATCGCAGCGGATGCAGTACAAGATCCGCTATCGTCCGCTTGAAAGGCTGAGCCGCAACGGCTGGACGCGCTTCGACCCGCAGGAGCAGGTGCAGGCCGTTCGGGAGGCGGAGAGCCGCGATGAGCCGGTCCTGCCACGCGAACTGGCGGCGATCTTCCGCAAATAG
- a CDS encoding threonine ammonia-lyase gives MNTLTKIESATPLPISVDDILAARVRISGSVVHTPTLVSQTLSTMFGCKVYLKFENLQFTAAYKERGALNRLLQLDEKAKKKGVIAASAGNHAQGLAYHGKRLGVPVTIVMPTTTPTVKVTQTQGHGATVVQFGEKFDDAYAHARKLEVEQGLTFVHPFDEPDIMAGQGTVALEMLEDAPEIDTLIVPIGGGGLFSGTATAAKAMKPDIKVYGVQAELYPSMYDYIKGANLPCDGDTLAEGIAVREPGELTRRFVERLADDVLLVSERHLEEAVSLLLQIEKTVVEGAGAAGLAALLINKEIFAGRKVGLILTGGNIDTRLLANVLLRDLARSGRLARLRIILQDRPGALFHVARIFDQEAVNILELSHQRIFTNLPAKGLSLDVECETRDGAHLERLIAALRAVGYEVAPIEVA, from the coding sequence ATGAACACCTTGACCAAGATCGAGAGCGCTACGCCGCTGCCCATTTCCGTCGACGATATATTGGCGGCGCGGGTGCGGATTTCGGGTTCCGTCGTGCACACGCCGACGCTGGTGAGCCAGACGCTTTCGACCATGTTCGGCTGCAAGGTCTATCTGAAGTTCGAAAATCTCCAGTTCACCGCCGCCTATAAGGAACGCGGCGCATTGAACCGCCTGCTCCAGCTTGACGAGAAGGCAAAGAAAAAGGGCGTGATCGCCGCTTCCGCCGGCAATCATGCGCAGGGCCTTGCCTATCATGGCAAGCGTCTGGGCGTGCCTGTCACCATCGTCATGCCCACCACCACCCCCACGGTGAAGGTGACGCAGACGCAGGGTCATGGCGCCACGGTGGTCCAGTTTGGCGAGAAGTTCGACGACGCCTATGCCCATGCCCGCAAGCTGGAGGTGGAGCAGGGCCTGACCTTCGTGCATCCCTTTGACGAGCCGGACATCATGGCGGGGCAGGGCACGGTCGCGCTGGAAATGCTGGAGGACGCGCCGGAGATCGACACGCTGATCGTCCCGATCGGCGGCGGTGGCCTGTTTTCGGGCACGGCGACCGCAGCCAAGGCGATGAAGCCGGACATCAAGGTCTATGGTGTGCAGGCGGAACTCTATCCGTCGATGTACGACTATATCAAGGGCGCGAATCTGCCCTGCGACGGCGACACGCTGGCGGAAGGTATCGCCGTCAGGGAGCCGGGCGAACTCACCCGCCGCTTTGTCGAGCGGCTGGCGGACGATGTCCTGCTGGTCAGCGAACGTCATCTGGAGGAAGCCGTCAGCCTGCTGCTCCAGATCGAGAAGACAGTGGTTGAGGGGGCGGGGGCCGCCGGTCTCGCCGCGCTGCTGATCAACAAGGAAATCTTCGCCGGGCGCAAGGTCGGCCTGATCCTGACGGGCGGCAATATCGACACGCGCCTGCTGGCGAATGTCCTGCTGCGCGATCTGGCGCGCTCGGGCCGTCTGGCGCGGCTGCGCATCATCCTTCAGGACCGGCCGGGCGCTCTGTTCCATGTCGCGCGCATCTTCGACCAGGAAGCGGTCAACATCCTTGAGCTTTCGCACCAGCGGATTTTCACCAATCTGCCGGCCAAGGGGCTCAGCCTCGACGTGGAGTGCGAGACGCGCGACGGCGCCCATCTGGAGCGTCTGATCGCTGCCCTGCGCGCGGTTGGTTATGAGGTCGCGCCGATCGAAGTCGCCTGA